A genomic stretch from Aedes albopictus strain Foshan chromosome 2, AalbF5, whole genome shotgun sequence includes:
- the LOC109417231 gene encoding methionine aminopeptidase 1D, mitochondrial, with protein sequence MKLLKNVCHSWNLGGHRHFFGRRKYDLGKCNIVELGKVSPERPVPKHICKPSYYFVRNSPSSGEGPPEIKTDSQIQGMRESCKLAANILKKTCGFAKIGVSTDEIDEFVHNEVIQANAYPSPLRYLGFPKSVCTSVNNVACHGIPDDRKLMDGDIINIDITVFYNGFHGDCSRTVLVGDVDERGRYLVESTEGCLAESILCCGPGQPLYVIGKSIARFAKWKKLTVMPAFLGHGIGSYFHGPPDVFHFDNDFPGVMRPGMTFTIEPILTLGVMDAEILEDDWTAVSVDNARSAQFEHTILITEDGCEVLTIPD encoded by the exons ATGAAATTACTAAAAAATGTGTGCCACTCATGGAATCTTGGAGGTCATCGTCATTTCTTTGGTCGGAGAAA ATACGACTTAGGAAAATGCAACATCGTAGAGCTGGGGAAAGTTTCCCCGGAGCGACCGGTGCCGAAACATATTTGCAAACCAAGCTATTACTTCGTCAGGAATTCGCCCAGTTCCGGCGAGGGACCTCCCGAAATTAAAACGGATTCACAGATTCAAGGCATGCGGGAGAGCTGCAAACTGGCGGCGAATATTCTGAAGAAGACGTGTGGATTTGCTAAA ATAGGAGTTTCTACCGATGAGATCGATGAGTTTGTCCACAACGAGGTGATACAAGCGAATGCCTATCCGTCCCCTTTGCGCTATTTGGGATTTCCTAAGTCAGTCTGCACGTCGGTCAATAACGTAGCATGTCATGGAATTCCCGATGATCGGAAACTGATGGATGGCGACATCATTAACATTGATATTACGGTGTTCTATAACGGTTTTCATGGCGATTGCTCGCGGACGGTTCTTGTGGGTGACGTCGACGAACGTGGCCGATATCTGGTGGAATCGACGGAAGGCTGTTTGGCGGAGTCCATTCTGTGCTGTGGACCTGGTCAACCACTTTATGTTATCGGGAAGTCGATAGCCCGGTTTGCCAAATGGAAAAAGTTAACGGTGATGCCAGCTTTCCTGGGGCACGGgatcggaagttacttccacgGACCTCCGGATGTATTCCATTTCG ACAATGATTTTCCCGGAGTGATGCGCCCAGGAATGACATTCACCATCGAACCGATTCTCACATTGGGTGTCATGGATGCGGAAATACTTGAAGACGATTGGACTGCAGTATCGGTGGACAATGCCCGAAGTGCACAGTTTGAGCATACCATTTTAATTACCGAGGATGGATGCGAAGTGCTAACGATTCCCGATTAA